One Kitasatospora sp. NBC_01266 genomic window carries:
- a CDS encoding helix-turn-helix domain-containing protein, whose translation MDQSQSGTNGIGQRLRELRQKRGLNQQDLASADISVSYVSLIETGKRVPSEAVLKALAERVGCTVDYLRTGRDDVRVKELELKVAFGDMALRNGANGEALQSYSEALANAPLLGEAMVRRARLGQALAFEKLGRLEAAIQLFNVLYDDPETIPGSAEWAQLAVALCRAYRDSGDQVMSIEVGERAMKQLDRLGLDVTDDHIQLGSTLMGCYYHRGDLTQAQLLSNRLTQIAEEKGSRVARGSVYWNAALVAASKGDLKESLALAERALVLMAETDNVRHIGLLKSNCAAYMLELDGSDLERAEGLLEEAQEAMLEVGTAAEQSNVETSRARLALRQGDPEAAMERASRALGLLRNEARWESAATRVVLAQAQFERGDSTGGAQTLRAVERQLGQIPVNRNTALVWRQAGDVWQLYGHPAEALTMYQHAMSGVGLVPLKGAARVAAPLS comes from the coding sequence ATGGACCAATCACAGAGCGGTACGAATGGCATCGGCCAGCGGCTGCGCGAGCTGCGTCAGAAGCGCGGCCTGAATCAGCAGGACCTCGCCTCGGCCGACATCTCGGTCAGCTACGTGTCCCTGATCGAGACCGGCAAGCGCGTCCCCTCGGAGGCCGTCCTCAAGGCACTCGCCGAGCGGGTCGGATGCACCGTCGACTACCTGCGCACCGGACGGGACGACGTCCGGGTCAAGGAGCTCGAACTCAAAGTGGCGTTCGGCGACATGGCGCTGCGCAACGGCGCCAACGGAGAGGCGCTGCAGTCCTACAGCGAGGCGCTGGCGAACGCCCCGCTGCTCGGCGAGGCGATGGTCCGCCGGGCCCGGCTCGGCCAGGCACTGGCCTTCGAGAAGCTGGGCCGGCTGGAGGCCGCCATCCAGCTGTTCAACGTGCTCTACGACGATCCCGAGACGATCCCCGGCTCCGCCGAGTGGGCCCAGCTGGCGGTGGCTCTCTGCCGCGCCTATCGGGACTCCGGCGACCAGGTGATGTCCATCGAGGTCGGCGAGCGTGCCATGAAGCAGCTCGACCGACTCGGCCTGGACGTCACCGACGACCACATCCAGCTCGGCTCCACCCTGATGGGCTGCTACTACCACCGGGGCGACCTGACCCAGGCCCAGCTGCTGAGCAACCGGCTGACCCAGATCGCCGAGGAGAAGGGCTCGCGGGTCGCTCGTGGTTCGGTCTACTGGAACGCCGCACTGGTGGCCGCCTCGAAGGGCGACTTGAAGGAGTCACTGGCACTTGCCGAGCGCGCCCTGGTGCTGATGGCCGAGACCGACAACGTCCGGCACATCGGCCTGCTCAAGTCCAACTGCGCCGCTTACATGCTCGAGCTCGACGGCAGCGACCTGGAGCGGGCCGAGGGCCTGCTGGAGGAGGCGCAGGAGGCGATGCTGGAGGTGGGCACCGCAGCCGAGCAGTCGAACGTGGAGACCTCCCGCGCCCGGCTGGCCCTGCGTCAGGGCGATCCCGAGGCCGCCATGGAGCGCGCCAGCCGGGCGCTCGGCCTGCTGCGCAACGAGGCCCGCTGGGAGTCCGCCGCCACCCGGGTGGTGCTGGCCCAGGCCCAGTTCGAGCGCGGCGACAGCACGGGCGGCGCACAGACCCTGCGTGCCGTGGAGCGTCAGCTCGGCCAGATCCCGGTGAACCGCAACACCGCCCTGGTCTGGCGCCAGGCGGGCGACGTCTGGCAGCTCTACGGCCACCCGGCCGAGGCGCTGACGATGTACCAGCACGCCATGTCCGGAGTCGGCCTGGTACCGCTGAAAGGGGCCGCCAGAGTCGCCGCCCCGCTGAGTTGA
- a CDS encoding maltokinase N-terminal cap-like domain-containing protein — MSAILCATCLGAERGAELQADELLRPLLRDLLPWLVTRRWFTHEHGHLEQLAPVSASVLDGPRPGDPDAPVLLHSLLDARHGTTGSRHYQLLVGLRPSLPEALAPAGIGTAQGGRWDGWSLYEATADHELMERLLDRTAGSAAGVGELRMSLTGAEPLPRGLSARALAVEQSNSTVVYGDRLLFKIFRQPEPGLHPETEALRGLTQVRCERIPGLAGWLHTDGEPQQSMVLGILEEFLPARGDGWQLAVEQAGDCITGSCPTVPAVDGFTDEARALGAAVAEVHASLAEAFGQVELGPAEIVALVDGLHRELRAAVREVPELEPYAGRLGSLYEDFGKLALRGRGLRAQRVHGDLHLGQVLRTEGGWKVIDFEGEPARPVAERVLPQPVLKDVAGMLRSFEYAGQQALAGLGPLPRIVGQGDSPAGESAEQATARLRRSRRAYAWAVRNRRAFTAGYAAAGGVDPHCHPVVLRAFEAEKAVYEAVYEAQHRPTWLPIPMAAIQRLVFGR; from the coding sequence ATGTCAGCGATCCTCTGTGCCACCTGCCTGGGCGCGGAGCGCGGCGCCGAACTGCAGGCCGACGAGCTGCTGCGCCCGCTGCTGCGCGACCTGCTGCCCTGGCTGGTGACCCGCCGCTGGTTCACCCACGAGCACGGCCACCTGGAGCAGTTGGCCCCGGTCAGCGCCTCGGTGCTGGACGGCCCGCGCCCCGGCGACCCGGACGCCCCGGTGCTGCTGCACTCGCTGCTCGACGCCCGGCACGGGACCACCGGCTCGCGCCACTACCAACTGCTGGTCGGGCTGCGCCCCAGCCTGCCCGAGGCGCTGGCCCCGGCCGGGATCGGCACCGCGCAGGGCGGCCGCTGGGACGGCTGGTCGCTCTACGAGGCCACCGCCGACCACGAGTTGATGGAGCGACTGCTGGATCGCACGGCCGGCTCGGCGGCCGGCGTCGGCGAGCTGCGGATGTCGCTGACCGGCGCCGAGCCGCTGCCGCGCGGGTTGAGCGCCCGGGCGCTGGCGGTGGAGCAGAGCAACAGCACGGTGGTCTACGGCGACCGCCTGCTCTTCAAGATCTTCCGCCAGCCCGAGCCCGGACTCCACCCGGAGACCGAGGCACTGCGCGGCCTCACCCAGGTGCGCTGCGAGCGCATCCCCGGCCTGGCCGGCTGGCTGCACACCGACGGTGAGCCGCAGCAGTCCATGGTGCTCGGGATCCTGGAGGAGTTCCTGCCGGCCCGCGGCGACGGCTGGCAGCTGGCGGTCGAGCAGGCCGGCGACTGCATCACCGGCTCCTGCCCCACGGTGCCCGCCGTGGACGGTTTCACCGACGAGGCGCGCGCCCTGGGCGCGGCGGTGGCCGAGGTGCACGCCTCGCTCGCCGAGGCCTTCGGCCAGGTGGAACTCGGGCCCGCGGAGATCGTCGCGCTGGTCGACGGGCTGCACCGCGAGCTGCGTGCCGCCGTCCGCGAGGTGCCCGAACTGGAGCCCTACGCCGGACGGTTGGGCAGCCTGTACGAGGACTTCGGCAAGCTCGCGCTGCGCGGGCGGGGTCTGCGCGCCCAGCGGGTCCACGGTGACCTGCATCTGGGCCAGGTGCTGCGCACCGAGGGCGGCTGGAAGGTGATCGACTTCGAGGGCGAGCCGGCCCGCCCGGTGGCCGAACGCGTGCTGCCGCAGCCGGTGCTCAAGGATGTGGCGGGCATGCTGCGCTCCTTCGAGTACGCCGGTCAGCAGGCGCTGGCCGGGCTGGGACCGCTGCCCCGGATCGTCGGCCAGGGCGACTCGCCGGCCGGTGAGTCCGCCGAGCAGGCCACCGCCCGGCTGCGCCGCAGCCGCCGCGCCTATGCCTGGGCGGTGCGCAACCGCCGTGCTTTCACAGCCGGTTACGCGGCGGCCGGGGGCGTCGATCCGCACTGCCACCCGGTGGTGCTGCGGGCCTTCGAGGCCGAGAAGGCCGTCTACGAGGCGGTCTACGAGGCCCAGCACCGGCCGACCTGGCTGCCGATCCCGATGGCGGCGATCCAACGCCTGGTCTTCGGCCGCTGA
- the glgB gene encoding 1,4-alpha-glucan branching protein GlgB, with product MTTGPAPVTPRLALELDPPVLQLSPARPAPEETARLLAGRHHDPHALLGAHPGKSGVAVRVLRPGADTVLLETEVGRMALSPAEDGLFTGLLPSGWQADYRLRVIDADGESPAQEDGYRFAPTLGELDLHLIREGRHEQLWRVLGSHLRVVDGVAGVAFAVWAPNAVGVRLVGDFNFWDGTGLPMRSLGASGVWELFVPGLGEGAVYKYEIATRDGRLLQKADPLARRTEGPPATASVVHESSYVWGDERWLRHRSARPVQDGAMSIYELHLGSWRPGLTYRQLAAELPGYLRGLNFTHVEFMPVLEHPFGGSWGYQVSGFYAPTARLGSPDDFRFLVDALHRAGIGVIMDWVPAHFPKDEFALARFDGEPLYEPADPRRAEHPDWGTLTFDYGRTEVRNFLVANAVYWCEEFHIDGLRVDAVASMLYLDYSREDGQWAPNQFGGRENLDAVAFLQEMNATVYRRCPGVVTIAEESTAWDGVTRPTDALGQSGAGGLGFGLKWNMGWMHDSLRYFAREPIHRQYHHHELTFSMVYAYAENYVLPISHDEVVHGKGSLVAKMPGDWWQQRANHRAYLGFMWAHPGKQLLFMGQEFAQGAEWDHEQGPQWWLLEEGWPAAEDHRGVRRLLADLNQLYQDYPPLWQLDADPAGFHWLDADAAQDNVYSFVRRDTAGRTLVAVCNLSPNVRADYRIGLPAAGRWHVVLDTDHSRYGGADAGQGGPYQAAELPWQGQPFSAELTLPPLATVWLCPQGPELPLTAARSAGPAPEAG from the coding sequence ATGACGACAGGACCCGCACCCGTGACTCCGCGCCTCGCCCTCGAACTGGATCCCCCGGTCCTGCAGCTCTCACCGGCGCGGCCCGCCCCGGAGGAGACCGCCCGCCTGCTGGCCGGCCGTCACCACGATCCGCACGCCCTGCTGGGCGCCCACCCCGGCAAGTCCGGCGTCGCGGTGCGGGTGCTGCGGCCCGGGGCCGACACGGTGCTGCTGGAGACCGAGGTCGGCCGGATGGCGCTGTCCCCGGCCGAGGACGGGCTCTTCACCGGTCTGCTGCCCTCGGGCTGGCAGGCCGACTACCGGCTGCGGGTCATCGATGCCGACGGCGAGTCGCCCGCCCAGGAGGACGGCTACCGGTTCGCGCCCACGCTGGGTGAGTTGGACCTGCACCTGATCCGGGAGGGGCGGCACGAGCAGCTCTGGCGGGTGCTGGGGTCGCACCTGCGGGTGGTGGACGGGGTGGCCGGGGTGGCGTTCGCGGTGTGGGCACCGAACGCGGTCGGGGTGCGCCTGGTGGGCGACTTCAACTTCTGGGACGGCACCGGGCTGCCGATGCGCTCGCTGGGTGCCAGCGGCGTCTGGGAGTTGTTCGTACCAGGCCTCGGCGAAGGGGCCGTCTACAAGTACGAGATCGCCACCCGGGACGGCCGCCTGCTGCAGAAGGCCGACCCGCTGGCCCGCCGCACCGAGGGCCCGCCCGCCACCGCCTCGGTGGTGCACGAGTCGAGTTACGTCTGGGGCGACGAGCGCTGGCTGCGGCACCGGTCCGCGCGGCCCGTCCAGGACGGCGCGATGTCGATCTACGAGTTGCATCTGGGTTCCTGGCGGCCCGGCTTGACGTACCGTCAGCTGGCGGCGGAGCTGCCGGGGTATCTGCGGGGGTTGAACTTCACGCATGTGGAGTTCATGCCGGTGCTGGAGCATCCGTTCGGTGGTTCCTGGGGCTACCAGGTGTCGGGGTTCTACGCGCCGACCGCGCGGCTGGGCTCGCCGGACGACTTCCGGTTCCTGGTCGACGCGCTGCACCGGGCCGGGATCGGGGTGATCATGGACTGGGTGCCGGCGCACTTCCCCAAGGACGAGTTCGCGCTGGCCCGGTTCGACGGCGAGCCGCTCTACGAGCCGGCCGACCCGCGCCGCGCCGAGCACCCGGACTGGGGCACCCTGACCTTCGACTACGGCCGTACCGAGGTGCGCAACTTCCTGGTGGCCAACGCGGTCTACTGGTGCGAGGAGTTCCACATCGACGGCCTGCGGGTGGACGCGGTCGCCTCGATGCTCTACCTCGACTACTCCCGCGAGGACGGGCAGTGGGCCCCCAACCAGTTCGGCGGCCGGGAGAACCTGGACGCGGTCGCCTTCCTCCAGGAGATGAACGCCACCGTCTACCGCCGCTGCCCCGGCGTGGTCACCATCGCCGAGGAGTCCACCGCCTGGGACGGCGTCACCCGCCCCACCGACGCGCTGGGGCAGAGCGGCGCGGGCGGCCTGGGCTTCGGCCTGAAGTGGAACATGGGCTGGATGCACGACTCGCTGCGGTACTTCGCCCGGGAGCCGATCCACCGCCAGTACCACCACCACGAGTTGACCTTCTCGATGGTGTACGCCTACGCCGAGAACTACGTGCTGCCGATCTCGCACGACGAGGTGGTGCACGGCAAGGGGTCGCTGGTCGCCAAGATGCCGGGCGACTGGTGGCAGCAGCGGGCCAACCACCGCGCCTACCTCGGCTTCATGTGGGCCCACCCGGGCAAGCAACTGCTCTTCATGGGACAGGAGTTCGCCCAGGGCGCGGAGTGGGACCACGAGCAGGGCCCGCAGTGGTGGCTGCTGGAGGAGGGCTGGCCGGCCGCCGAGGACCACCGCGGTGTGCGGCGGCTGCTGGCCGACCTGAACCAGCTCTACCAGGACTACCCGCCGCTCTGGCAGCTCGACGCGGACCCGGCCGGTTTCCACTGGCTGGACGCCGACGCGGCGCAGGACAACGTCTACTCCTTCGTCCGCCGGGACACGGCGGGGCGCACCCTGGTCGCGGTCTGCAACCTGTCGCCGAACGTGCGCGCCGACTACCGGATCGGACTGCCGGCGGCCGGGCGGTGGCACGTCGTCCTGGACACCGACCACTCCCGCTACGGCGGCGCCGACGCCGGCCAGGGCGGCCCGTACCAGGCCGCGGAACTCCCTTGGCAGGGGCAGCCGTTCAGCGCCGAGCTCACCCTGCCGCCGCTGGCCACGGTGTGGCTCTGCCCGCAGGGGCCGGAGCTGCCGCTGACCGCGGCCCGGTCTGCCGGGCCGGCCCCCGAGGCGGGCTGA
- a CDS encoding thiamine pyrophosphate-binding protein: MAGSRPARVAMLEQFKADGVRYMFGNPGTVEQGFLDELRSFPELEYVLALQEAVVVGIADGYARATRKPTLLQLHSGVGLGNGIGMLYQAMRGHAPLVCVVGESGLAYDSMDAQMAADLVGMAKPVTKWATRVVDPQSTLRVLRRAFKVAATPPYGPVLVVLPADVMDQETTEDAVPTSYLTTTSIPDAASVEQAAGLLAGARHPLILAGDGVHFAGAQAELAEFAEAWGATVWGADWSEVNLPAEHPLFGGQLGHMFGEASAKVINPADAVLITGTYTLNEVYPLLDGVFSPGTKVVHLDLDSGAIAKNFPVDLGLLADPKHTLPRLTEALRRRQTGEQKADALARLTKAQLAKKVAALEVNAIDVAGVGQDPLSAELFGFELAKQLPADAVLFDEALTSSPGLFRHLPASVPGQWHQTRGGSLGVGIPGAIGAKLAHPERTVVGFTGDGGSMYTVQALWTAARYDIAAKFVICNNGRYRLLDLNIEEYWKTVGVEHHEFPGPFDLDQPAINFVKLAESLGVRAVRVEKPEQVAPAIHEALAHRGPFLIDLVVGRSS; this comes from the coding sequence ATGGCCGGCAGCAGGCCCGCCCGGGTGGCGATGCTCGAACAGTTCAAGGCCGACGGGGTGCGCTACATGTTCGGCAACCCCGGAACCGTGGAACAGGGCTTCCTGGACGAGCTGCGCTCCTTTCCCGAACTGGAGTACGTCCTGGCCCTCCAGGAGGCCGTGGTGGTCGGCATCGCCGACGGCTACGCCCGGGCCACCCGCAAGCCGACGCTGCTCCAACTGCACTCCGGCGTGGGCCTGGGCAACGGCATCGGCATGCTCTACCAGGCGATGCGCGGCCATGCCCCGCTGGTCTGCGTGGTCGGCGAGTCCGGCCTGGCCTACGACAGCATGGACGCCCAGATGGCCGCCGACCTGGTCGGCATGGCCAAGCCGGTGACCAAGTGGGCGACCCGGGTGGTGGATCCGCAGTCCACCCTGCGGGTGCTGCGGCGGGCCTTCAAGGTGGCCGCCACCCCGCCCTACGGGCCGGTCCTGGTGGTGCTGCCGGCCGACGTGATGGACCAGGAGACCACCGAGGACGCGGTCCCCACCTCCTACCTGACCACCACCAGCATCCCCGACGCCGCCTCCGTCGAGCAGGCCGCCGGTCTGCTGGCCGGCGCCCGCCACCCGCTGATCCTGGCCGGTGACGGCGTCCACTTCGCCGGTGCCCAGGCGGAGTTGGCCGAGTTCGCCGAGGCCTGGGGCGCCACGGTCTGGGGCGCGGACTGGTCCGAGGTCAACCTGCCGGCCGAACACCCGCTCTTCGGCGGCCAGTTGGGCCACATGTTCGGCGAGGCGAGCGCCAAGGTGATCAACCCGGCCGACGCCGTGCTGATCACCGGCACCTACACGCTCAACGAGGTCTACCCGCTGCTCGACGGGGTCTTCTCGCCCGGCACCAAGGTGGTCCACCTGGACCTGGACAGCGGCGCGATCGCCAAGAACTTCCCGGTGGACCTCGGCCTGCTGGCCGACCCGAAGCACACCCTGCCCCGGCTCACCGAGGCGCTGCGTCGCCGGCAGACCGGCGAGCAGAAGGCCGACGCGCTGGCCCGGCTGACCAAGGCGCAGCTGGCGAAGAAGGTCGCCGCGCTCGAGGTGAACGCCATCGACGTGGCGGGCGTGGGCCAGGACCCGCTCTCCGCCGAGCTGTTCGGCTTCGAGCTGGCCAAGCAGCTGCCCGCCGACGCGGTGCTCTTCGACGAGGCGCTGACCAGCTCGCCCGGCCTCTTCCGGCACCTGCCGGCCAGTGTGCCCGGGCAGTGGCACCAGACCCGCGGCGGTTCGCTGGGCGTCGGCATCCCCGGCGCGATCGGCGCCAAGCTGGCCCACCCCGAGCGCACCGTGGTCGGCTTCACCGGCGACGGCGGCAGCATGTACACCGTGCAGGCGCTGTGGACGGCGGCCCGCTACGACATCGCCGCCAAGTTCGTGATCTGCAACAACGGCCGCTACCGGCTGCTCGACCTGAACATCGAGGAGTACTGGAAGACGGTCGGCGTCGAGCACCACGAGTTCCCCGGCCCGTTCGACCTGGACCAACCGGCGATCAACTTCGTCAAGCTCGCCGAGTCGCTGGGCGTGCGCGCGGTGCGGGTGGAGAAGCCCGAGCAGGTCGCGCCCGCCATCCACGAGGCCCTGGCGCACCGCGGTCCGTTCCTCATCGACCTCGTCGTCGGCCGTTCCTCCTGA
- the glgA gene encoding glycogen synthase produces MRVDLLTREYPPEVYGGAGVHAAELTRALRRLAKVNVRCLGAPRSEPDTLAYPLPGDLDDANPALRFLGADLRIAADCAGADLVHSHTWYANAAGHLARLLHGIPHVMTLHSLEPMRPWKAEQLGGGYALSSWLERSAALAADALIAVSGAMREDVLAAYPELEPDRVHVIHNGIDTEVYQPDARTDALVRFGIDPQRPIVLFVGRVTRQKGLSQLLRAAFELRPEAQLVLCCGQPDTPEIAAEVADLVTELSSRRAGVVRIDGMLDGRSLRQLLTHARVFVCPSLYEPMGIVNLEAMACGTAVVATAVGGIPEVVEDGRTGLLVDYLAKSDGTGEPAEPEQLARGLATAINRLLDDAELAEAFGAAGRRRAVEQFSWTGVAERTLRIYEKLTA; encoded by the coding sequence ATGCGGGTCGACCTGCTCACCAGGGAATATCCGCCGGAGGTCTACGGCGGCGCCGGTGTGCACGCGGCCGAACTCACCAGGGCGCTGCGACGACTGGCCAAGGTCAACGTCCGCTGCCTGGGCGCCCCGCGCAGCGAGCCGGACACGCTGGCATACCCGCTGCCCGGTGACCTCGACGACGCCAACCCGGCACTGCGCTTCCTCGGTGCCGACCTGCGGATCGCCGCCGACTGCGCCGGGGCCGACCTGGTGCACAGCCACACCTGGTACGCCAACGCCGCGGGGCATCTGGCCCGGCTGCTGCACGGCATCCCGCACGTGATGACGCTGCACAGCCTGGAGCCGATGCGCCCCTGGAAGGCCGAGCAGCTCGGCGGCGGATACGCGCTGTCCAGCTGGCTCGAACGCTCGGCCGCGCTCGCCGCCGACGCGCTGATCGCGGTCTCGGGGGCGATGCGCGAGGACGTCCTCGCCGCCTACCCGGAGCTCGAACCCGACCGGGTGCACGTGATCCACAACGGCATTGACACCGAGGTCTACCAACCCGACGCGCGCACCGACGCGCTGGTCAGGTTCGGCATCGACCCGCAGCGCCCGATCGTGCTCTTCGTCGGTCGGGTGACCCGGCAGAAGGGCCTGTCACAGCTGCTGCGCGCCGCCTTCGAGCTGCGCCCGGAAGCTCAGCTGGTGCTCTGCTGCGGTCAGCCCGACACCCCGGAGATCGCTGCCGAAGTGGCGGATCTGGTGACCGAGTTGAGCAGCCGGCGGGCGGGCGTGGTGCGGATCGACGGCATGCTCGACGGCCGCAGCCTGCGCCAGCTGCTCACCCACGCCCGGGTCTTCGTCTGCCCCTCGCTCTACGAGCCGATGGGCATCGTCAACCTGGAGGCGATGGCCTGCGGGACGGCGGTGGTGGCCACCGCCGTGGGCGGGATCCCCGAGGTGGTCGAGGACGGCCGCACCGGGCTGCTGGTCGACTACCTGGCCAAGTCCGACGGGACCGGCGAGCCGGCCGAGCCGGAGCAGCTGGCGCGGGGCCTGGCCACCGCGATCAACCGGCTGCTCGACGACGCCGAGCTGGCCGAGGCCTTCGGTGCCGCCGGACGGCGCCGGGCGGTGGAGCAGTTCTCCTGGACCGGCGTGGCCGAGCGCACGCTGCGGATCTACGAGAAGCTCACCGCCTGA
- a CDS encoding DJ-1/PfpI family protein: protein MVLNGQKIAVLMESDFYEPEILYYQRRFAEEGGEVHFLTRLWGSDRLVFRGHEHRMPFEVSESFEDLDEYGLKEYAALIVPSGIVADRLRYTEQPDQLPPAAVLLRRAFADPAIVKGIICHGMWLAAPVPAVIRGRRAVVHNNLLGDLKNMGGVYVDEDVVVDEDLVTARTGNHCHLFARQIIEELAKRSSRQHAELS from the coding sequence GTGGTGCTGAACGGCCAGAAGATCGCGGTCCTGATGGAGAGCGACTTCTACGAACCGGAGATCCTCTACTACCAGCGCCGGTTCGCCGAGGAGGGCGGCGAGGTGCACTTCCTCACCCGGCTCTGGGGCAGCGACCGGCTGGTCTTCCGCGGCCACGAGCATCGGATGCCCTTCGAGGTGTCGGAGTCCTTCGAGGACCTCGACGAGTACGGGCTCAAGGAGTACGCGGCGTTGATCGTCCCCTCGGGCATCGTCGCCGACCGACTGCGCTACACCGAGCAGCCCGACCAACTGCCGCCCGCCGCCGTGCTGCTGCGCCGCGCCTTCGCCGATCCGGCGATCGTCAAGGGGATCATCTGCCACGGCATGTGGCTGGCCGCCCCGGTCCCGGCGGTGATCCGCGGGCGGCGCGCGGTGGTGCACAACAACCTGCTCGGCGACCTGAAGAACATGGGCGGGGTCTACGTCGACGAGGACGTGGTGGTGGACGAGGACCTGGTCACGGCACGGACCGGGAACCACTGCCACCTGTTCGCCCGGCAGATCATCGAAGAGCTCGCCAAGCGGAGCAGCCGGCAGCACGCCGAGCTGTCCTGA
- a CDS encoding alpha-1,4-glucan--maltose-1-phosphate maltosyltransferase: MTDLVTRAAPAREEPSAGTSAPALVGRIPVLDLSPVVEGGRRPAKAVLGETFLISATVFREGHGKLGANVLLRDPDGRPGPWLPMRELAPGTDRWGVEVAATGTGHWSYTVEAWSDPVSSWLDRAEIKLPAGQDVELTLEEGALLLERVAAGVPRGSARSTVLNAVAALRDHRHAALTRLAAALLPGVTAVLERYPLRELVTSSATLPLQVERRRALYGSWYEFFPRSEGATLEPPSLPGTGQEGPTRSGTFRTAAQRLPAIAAMGFDVLYLPPVHPIGLAYRKGPNNTLTPGPEDVGSPWAIGSPEGGHDAIHPDLGTIEDFDAFVARATELGLEIALDFALQASPDHPWVDKHPEWFSHRIDGTIAYAENPPKKYQDIYPINFDQDFDGLVEETLRLLRHWMGHGVRIFRVDNPHTKPVHFWEKVIGEINRTDPDVVFLAEAFTRPAMLRTLAKIGFQQSYTYFTWRDSKQELTEYLTELTEETGAYLRPNFFVSTPDILPRSLQGQGLSAFAVRAVLAATLSPSYGVYAGFELGENAPLDDGEEYLDSEKYQLRPRDWTRTDTLAPLLTTLNRLRREHPALQELRNLSFLPTDNDRIIAYTKRTGADQVIVVVNLDPTGVQEATVTLPGVVGPLSVHCELSGGDHRWQHRNYVRLDPEQGPAHILTVRQED; the protein is encoded by the coding sequence ATGACAGACCTGGTCACGCGCGCCGCGCCGGCGCGCGAGGAGCCGTCCGCCGGGACATCGGCCCCGGCACTGGTGGGCCGGATACCCGTGCTCGACCTCAGCCCGGTGGTGGAGGGCGGCCGCCGCCCCGCCAAGGCGGTGCTGGGCGAGACCTTTCTGATCAGTGCCACGGTCTTCCGCGAGGGCCACGGCAAGCTCGGCGCCAACGTGCTGCTGCGCGACCCCGACGGGCGGCCCGGACCGTGGCTCCCGATGCGCGAGCTGGCGCCCGGCACCGACCGCTGGGGTGTTGAGGTCGCCGCGACCGGGACGGGCCACTGGAGCTACACGGTGGAGGCCTGGAGCGACCCGGTGAGCAGCTGGCTGGACCGGGCCGAGATCAAGCTCCCGGCCGGCCAGGACGTCGAACTCACCCTGGAGGAGGGCGCGCTGCTGCTGGAGCGGGTGGCCGCCGGGGTGCCGCGGGGGAGCGCGCGCAGCACCGTGCTGAACGCGGTGGCGGCGCTGCGCGATCACCGCCACGCCGCGCTGACCCGGCTGGCGGCCGCGCTGCTGCCGGGCGTGACGGCGGTGCTGGAGCGCTACCCGCTGCGCGAGCTGGTCACCTCCTCGGCGACGCTGCCGCTCCAGGTCGAGCGGCGGCGGGCGCTGTACGGGTCCTGGTACGAGTTCTTCCCGCGCTCCGAGGGTGCCACCCTGGAGCCTCCCTCCTTGCCCGGCACCGGGCAGGAGGGGCCCACGCGCTCGGGCACCTTCCGCACGGCGGCGCAGCGGCTGCCGGCGATCGCGGCGATGGGTTTCGACGTGCTCTACCTGCCGCCGGTGCATCCGATCGGCCTGGCCTACCGCAAGGGCCCCAACAACACGCTGACCCCGGGGCCCGAGGACGTCGGCTCGCCGTGGGCGATCGGCTCGCCGGAGGGCGGCCACGACGCGATCCACCCGGACCTGGGCACCATCGAGGACTTCGACGCCTTCGTCGCCCGGGCCACCGAGCTGGGGCTGGAGATCGCGCTCGACTTCGCGCTGCAGGCCTCCCCCGACCACCCCTGGGTCGACAAGCACCCCGAGTGGTTCAGCCACCGGATCGACGGGACCATCGCCTACGCCGAGAACCCGCCGAAGAAGTACCAGGACATCTACCCGATCAACTTCGACCAGGACTTCGACGGCCTGGTCGAAGAAACGTTACGCCTGCTGCGCCACTGGATGGGCCACGGCGTGCGGATCTTCCGGGTCGACAACCCGCACACCAAGCCGGTGCACTTCTGGGAGAAGGTCATCGGCGAGATCAACCGGACCGACCCGGACGTGGTCTTCCTGGCCGAGGCCTTCACCCGGCCGGCGATGCTGCGGACCCTGGCGAAGATCGGCTTCCAGCAGTCGTACACCTACTTCACCTGGCGCGACAGCAAGCAGGAACTCACCGAGTACCTCACCGAGTTGACCGAGGAGACCGGTGCCTACCTGCGACCCAACTTCTTCGTCAGCACCCCCGACATCCTGCCGCGCTCGCTCCAGGGCCAGGGCTTGAGCGCCTTCGCGGTGCGCGCGGTGCTGGCCGCCACCCTCTCGCCCAGCTACGGCGTCTACGCCGGCTTCGAGTTGGGCGAGAACGCCCCGCTGGACGACGGCGAGGAGTACCTGGACAGCGAGAAGTACCAGCTGCGCCCGCGCGACTGGACCCGCACCGACACCCTCGCCCCGCTGCTCACCACCCTCAACCGGCTGCGCCGCGAGCACCCCGCCCTCCAGGAGCTGCGCAACCTCAGCTTCCTGCCCACCGACAACGACCGGATCATCGCCTACACCAAGCGGACCGGCGCCGACCAGGTGATCGTCGTGGTCAACCTGGACCCGACCGGCGTGCAGGAAGCCACCGTCACCCTCCCCGGGGTCGTCGGCCCGCTCTCCGTGCACTGCGAACTCTCCGGCGGCGACCACCGCTGGCAGCACCGCAACTACGTCCGGCTCGACCCCGAGCAGGGCCCGGCGCATATTCTGACGGTCCGTCAGGAGGACTGA